In Arachis hypogaea cultivar Tifrunner chromosome 17, arahy.Tifrunner.gnm2.J5K5, whole genome shotgun sequence, a single window of DNA contains:
- the LOC140180647 gene encoding uncharacterized protein, which translates to MPLVEFVYNNSYHASIGMAPYEALHEKKCQSPLCWYEAGKISLLGSELVAETAKSIKKIQNRMLTAQNPEENRAGGISDSSTTTSFKLHDVFHVSELRRYASDASHILEHESVQLKENLTLQVTPV; encoded by the exons ATGCCGCTAGTAGAGTTTGTGTATAATaacagttaccatgcgagcattggaatggctccgtatgaggcactGCATGAGAAAAAGTgccaatctccactatgttggtatgaagctgggaaAATAAGTTTGTTAGGGTCTGAGTTAGTAGCTGAAACCGCCAAATCGATTAAGAAAATCCAAAACCGAATGCTTACCGCTCAAA atcctgaaGAGAATCGGGCCGGTGGCATATCGGATAGCTCTACCACCACATCTTTCAAACTGCACGATGTATTTCACGTTTCAGAGCTTCGAAGATATGCTTCTGATGCTAGCCACATTTTAGAACATGAATCAGTTCAATTGAAAGAGAATTTGACGCTTCAAGTGACTCCAGTTTGA